A single genomic interval of Rosistilla ulvae harbors:
- a CDS encoding sugar phosphate isomerase/epimerase family protein — protein sequence MQVSRRHFSATCAAAGAALALPQFARAADRDFQFQYLLGSCMYGYAPVAEILPEVAKTGSVALDIWPKAHGDQREQLDAMGEEAFAVLLEQHKVPLGCITQYKLGPFGLQDEMRLAQRLGCSTIVTGGKGPKGLQGGELKRGVAKFVEQMKPHLAVAEETGVTIAIENHGNNLIESPDSLRWLIDLCPSDHLGIALAPYHLDQDSEALAELIKSLGDRLSVFYAWQYGMGCMKKLPKSQELLQMPGRGELDFGPLVDALVETKFSGWTEIFMHPVPRGIPILETTAEVTAEINRSRSYLENLL from the coding sequence ATGCAAGTCTCTCGACGCCACTTCTCCGCCACCTGCGCTGCCGCTGGGGCGGCTCTTGCGCTGCCTCAATTCGCGCGTGCTGCCGATCGCGATTTCCAGTTCCAGTACCTGCTCGGTTCGTGCATGTATGGCTACGCTCCGGTTGCCGAGATTCTGCCCGAAGTCGCGAAGACAGGCTCCGTTGCGTTGGACATCTGGCCCAAGGCGCACGGCGATCAACGCGAGCAGTTGGATGCGATGGGAGAAGAGGCGTTTGCGGTACTTCTGGAACAACATAAGGTTCCGCTGGGCTGTATCACGCAGTACAAGCTGGGGCCGTTTGGACTGCAGGATGAGATGCGGCTGGCACAACGCCTCGGCTGTTCCACCATCGTAACCGGCGGCAAGGGGCCCAAGGGATTGCAGGGAGGTGAACTGAAGCGCGGGGTGGCGAAGTTTGTCGAACAGATGAAACCGCATCTTGCGGTGGCGGAAGAGACGGGCGTCACGATCGCTATCGAAAACCACGGCAACAATTTGATCGAATCTCCCGATTCGCTGCGGTGGCTGATCGATCTGTGTCCCAGCGATCATCTGGGAATTGCTTTGGCACCGTATCATTTGGACCAAGACTCCGAAGCATTGGCCGAACTGATTAAGTCTCTCGGCGATCGGTTGTCGGTCTTTTATGCCTGGCAATACGGGATGGGATGCATGAAGAAGCTGCCGAAGTCACAGGAATTGCTGCAAATGCCGGGGCGAGGCGAGCTCGATTTTGGACCGCTGGTCGACGCGTTGGTCGAGACCAAGTTCAGCGGCTGGACCGAGATCTTTATGCATCCGGTGCCGCGGGGGATTCCGATTTTGGAGACGACGGCCGAAGTGACCGCTGAGATCAACCGATCGCGATCCTACCTCGAAAACCTTTTGTAA
- a CDS encoding PH domain-containing protein: protein MTESPPPPQPFDASKITRPDDSLLVYYLLVAACTVVGFPFVFLPLWIRFKTLRYRFDDTGVSMCWGYFFRREVHLTYRRLQDIHVTRNIVERWMGLSKLPLQTASGTAGATMQIEGIRAPEPLRDFLYAQMRGARNETLDSESDDGEDDVLGVLTEIRNELRRIRNEPAGDET from the coding sequence GTGACCGAATCGCCTCCGCCGCCGCAACCCTTTGACGCGTCGAAGATCACGCGTCCAGACGATTCGCTGCTGGTCTATTACCTGTTGGTCGCGGCCTGCACCGTCGTCGGGTTTCCGTTTGTCTTTCTCCCGTTGTGGATTCGATTCAAGACACTTCGCTATCGATTCGACGACACGGGCGTCTCGATGTGTTGGGGGTACTTTTTTCGACGCGAGGTTCATCTCACGTATCGACGTTTACAAGACATCCACGTCACGCGGAACATCGTCGAACGCTGGATGGGACTTTCCAAATTGCCGCTGCAGACCGCTTCGGGAACCGCCGGGGCGACGATGCAGATCGAAGGGATCCGCGCTCCCGAACCGCTACGCGATTTCCTGTATGCCCAGATGCGAGGGGCGCGGAACGAGACGCTTGATTCCGAATCGGATGATGGCGAGGATGACGTGTTGGGCGTGTTGACCGAGATCCGCAACGAACTGCGACGGATTCGAAACGAGCCGGCGGGAGACGAGACATGA
- a CDS encoding leucine-rich repeat domain-containing protein, which yields MSKTHLRFVGLALLCAITHNFGFPASVQAASPNMVRIHTWTGDRYFGPLIDESEDELSIFDIAAATTVNLKKKAIEIRVGDIEEVLADSHVPFASYAAWKLGKILKAGRLEATIVHNSEKGVFVNRGSEDGVETGRRCVLLGDPETIVDPTNDEVLGIIREQLGNAIPLTVVSERLSTINFPEPTDEDAQQVIDAFAMKRQVEIEQQAKRIVLAPPRWKPSADADSLTDDANFLHAHLISELVRYGFNVVSKKQTELMRQRIADKRQIASRDVPDIEIAKEAKADVLVSVDMLAKGITCQVQLQATDLQTDEYLGIVSGSTRRKNLKEESARSIDFTNGINAGKQLGIRVNSVFVSLFALADFVHFNDDGSVKTIRWGNRPMMPEQFALVCGLKSLQEFQCNYSHLNDSDVKKLSACSNIWHLGIWGNRITEESCETIANEFPKITAINIGGTKALTEQGAKTLATNRNLSSIYAFETNLTDEGLTHLATLPKLRQLVINNCKISDRGLASLHDRHSLALLDIRRTRVSKQGVEKIRAALPKCNVVSNF from the coding sequence ATGTCCAAAACTCATTTGCGATTTGTTGGTCTCGCCTTGTTGTGCGCTATCACGCACAACTTCGGATTCCCCGCAAGCGTCCAAGCCGCCTCGCCGAATATGGTCCGAATCCATACTTGGACAGGCGACAGATACTTTGGCCCACTCATCGACGAAAGCGAGGATGAGTTGTCGATCTTCGACATTGCAGCCGCGACGACGGTCAACCTCAAAAAGAAGGCGATCGAAATAAGAGTCGGTGACATCGAAGAAGTACTGGCTGATTCGCACGTCCCATTTGCTTCCTACGCAGCGTGGAAGCTCGGCAAGATATTGAAGGCTGGACGACTCGAAGCCACCATCGTCCACAATTCCGAGAAAGGAGTATTCGTGAATCGCGGATCGGAGGACGGAGTCGAAACCGGCCGTCGCTGTGTCTTGCTCGGAGATCCCGAGACGATCGTCGATCCTACTAATGATGAAGTGTTGGGAATTATCCGCGAACAACTCGGCAACGCGATCCCATTGACGGTCGTTTCCGAACGGCTAAGTACAATCAATTTCCCAGAGCCAACGGACGAAGATGCTCAACAGGTGATAGACGCCTTCGCAATGAAACGGCAAGTAGAGATCGAGCAGCAAGCCAAACGAATAGTTCTCGCACCGCCTCGATGGAAGCCATCCGCCGATGCCGATTCCCTAACCGATGACGCGAACTTTCTCCATGCTCACCTCATCTCGGAGTTGGTCCGATACGGTTTCAACGTCGTGTCGAAAAAGCAAACGGAACTAATGCGACAGCGGATCGCTGACAAGCGTCAGATTGCAAGCCGTGACGTACCCGATATCGAAATCGCCAAGGAAGCCAAAGCAGATGTTCTTGTCTCTGTCGACATGCTCGCGAAAGGCATCACTTGCCAAGTTCAGCTGCAAGCTACGGATCTACAGACAGATGAATACCTTGGCATCGTTTCCGGTAGCACGCGCCGGAAGAACCTGAAGGAGGAATCGGCACGCTCTATTGATTTTACGAATGGGATCAACGCGGGGAAACAATTAGGCATTCGAGTGAACTCCGTTTTCGTTTCTCTGTTTGCGCTGGCGGATTTCGTCCACTTCAACGATGACGGAAGCGTCAAAACGATCAGGTGGGGCAACCGCCCCATGATGCCTGAGCAATTTGCTTTAGTCTGCGGCTTGAAGTCCTTGCAAGAATTCCAGTGCAACTATTCTCACCTTAATGACTCGGACGTCAAAAAACTATCTGCGTGCTCAAACATATGGCACCTTGGAATCTGGGGGAATCGAATCACCGAGGAATCCTGCGAAACGATCGCCAACGAATTCCCCAAGATCACTGCGATCAATATTGGTGGTACAAAAGCTCTCACAGAACAGGGAGCGAAAACGCTAGCCACCAATCGCAATCTTAGTTCAATCTATGCCTTTGAGACAAACTTGACAGATGAAGGGCTGACGCACCTCGCGACGCTTCCCAAACTTCGTCAGCTAGTGATCAACAATTGCAAAATTTCAGATCGTGGACTCGCTTCTCTCCACGATCGGCATTCCCTTGCACTATTGGACATTCGCAGGACGAGAGTATCAAAACAAGGTGTCGAAAAGATTCGGGCCGCACTTCCAAAATGCAATGTGGTATCAAATTTCTAG
- a CDS encoding 2-hydroxyacid dehydrogenase — MKDIILTDPLPEFFLPPAQVRCELRYFDSATDADFAAARGILAYGHVRIDGQMMDRCPQLRVISNHGVGVDHIDLQAAAARGIPVGNTPGCVDAATADLTIALMLATARRLVVSDAFARSADFTQYNPALLIGQEVTGSTLGIVGMGRIGCEVARRAKAFQMRLLYHNRSRRPEAEAEFGVEYRSLDDLLQESDFVSLNCPLTSETAGMIGAAELGKMKPTAILLNLARGQVVDTQALYEALRDETIQAAGLDVTDPEPLPRDHPLFQLSNVIITPHLGSATGRTRHTMMQRTLENLFAGLDGQPLPNEVQ; from the coding sequence ATGAAAGACATCATCCTCACCGATCCGCTGCCCGAGTTCTTTTTGCCTCCTGCGCAGGTACGATGTGAACTGCGCTATTTCGATTCGGCGACCGATGCCGACTTCGCCGCCGCCCGCGGCATCTTGGCCTACGGGCATGTCCGGATCGACGGCCAAATGATGGATCGATGTCCTCAGTTGCGTGTGATCAGCAACCACGGTGTTGGAGTCGATCATATCGATTTGCAGGCTGCCGCGGCGCGAGGTATTCCGGTCGGCAACACGCCCGGATGTGTCGACGCGGCGACAGCCGATCTGACGATCGCGCTGATGCTGGCGACGGCGCGGAGGTTGGTCGTCAGCGATGCGTTCGCCCGAAGCGCGGATTTCACGCAATACAACCCGGCGCTATTGATCGGCCAAGAAGTGACCGGCAGCACGTTGGGGATTGTTGGAATGGGGAGGATCGGATGCGAGGTAGCGCGGCGAGCCAAAGCATTTCAAATGCGGTTGCTGTACCACAACCGGTCCCGCCGTCCCGAGGCCGAAGCGGAGTTTGGCGTCGAATACCGCTCGCTGGATGATCTGCTGCAAGAGTCCGATTTTGTTTCGCTGAACTGTCCGCTGACGTCGGAGACGGCGGGCATGATCGGCGCGGCGGAGCTTGGAAAGATGAAACCGACGGCGATCCTGTTGAATCTGGCTCGCGGGCAGGTCGTCGATACGCAAGCTTTATATGAAGCGCTTCGCGATGAAACGATCCAAGCGGCGGGATTGGACGTCACCGATCCCGAACCGTTGCCGCGAGATCATCCGCTGTTCCAGTTGTCCAACGTGATCATCACGCCTCATCTGGGCAGCGCCACCGGCCGCACGCGACATACGATGATGCAGCGGACGCTCGAAAACCTGTTCGCCGGTCTCGACGGCCAACCGCTGCCCAACGAAGTCCAGTAG
- a CDS encoding iron-sulfur cluster assembly accessory protein, with product MQAQFETLNPGISYCEFDRCHVLERHVLSHGLHVYLASNDTENRAVILDPWVQGVDQTLTVTNRAADKFREFLGRETANYPNHVRLLVNHDDSTGYVHDLKIDNGPIEETDWGHDMHGFVIAIDYGSWPNAKGATVDWVVHADGKAGFTFDNPNDSTSQTRRTIR from the coding sequence ATGCAGGCTCAATTCGAAACGCTCAACCCAGGGATAAGTTATTGTGAATTCGATCGTTGCCATGTTTTAGAACGCCACGTGTTGAGTCACGGACTGCACGTCTACCTAGCATCGAATGATACTGAGAACCGGGCCGTCATTCTCGATCCATGGGTACAAGGGGTGGACCAAACATTGACAGTTACAAACCGTGCGGCAGACAAATTTCGAGAATTTCTCGGGCGTGAGACTGCGAACTACCCAAACCATGTTCGACTCTTGGTCAACCATGATGATTCGACGGGGTATGTTCACGACCTGAAAATCGACAACGGTCCCATAGAGGAAACAGACTGGGGGCACGATATGCACGGCTTTGTGATCGCAATCGACTACGGGAGCTGGCCAAACGCGAAAGGCGCTACAGTCGACTGGGTCGTGCACGCGGACGGTAAGGCTGGATTCACCTTTGACAATCCAAACGATTCGACATCACAGACCAGGCGAACCATTCGATAA
- a CDS encoding DUF4339 domain-containing protein: protein MAATEWFYFVGDEQIGPIATEELKRLAADGTISPETEVWNEGMPSRRVASALNGLFPKSGPGVSAPPPSRKSPEAVRTALKASDNVSKKLWFLDLKFEQFATPRLIGFLFAASLLLLVLLGVGSIGYALLNYPVLQAAIISVVTIIYLFILAVGMRVFFEGCLLMFRMTEHLSNLRHLRPEDDLISK from the coding sequence ATGGCAGCTACTGAATGGTTTTACTTCGTTGGCGACGAACAAATCGGGCCGATAGCGACTGAAGAGCTTAAGCGACTGGCCGCTGACGGAACGATCAGCCCTGAGACAGAAGTATGGAACGAAGGAATGCCTAGCCGAAGAGTCGCTAGCGCTCTTAATGGACTGTTCCCTAAGTCGGGGCCCGGTGTGTCCGCACCACCACCGAGCCGAAAATCGCCGGAGGCGGTTCGCACCGCACTAAAAGCGTCAGATAACGTGTCGAAAAAGCTTTGGTTTCTTGACCTCAAGTTTGAACAATTCGCAACTCCACGTCTAATTGGATTTCTGTTCGCCGCTAGTTTGCTGTTACTCGTTCTTTTGGGCGTCGGTTCGATAGGCTATGCGCTTTTGAACTATCCCGTTCTTCAGGCGGCGATCATTTCTGTTGTAACGATTATCTATCTCTTCATACTTGCCGTTGGCATGCGGGTCTTTTTTGAGGGTTGTTTGCTTATGTTCCGAATGACAGAGCACCTATCCAATCTCCGGCATTTGCGTCCAGAAGACGATCTTATTTCCAAGTAA
- a CDS encoding DUF1207 domain-containing protein, with the protein MAVVRSFAWIVLLLNAPQSVVTGDDGIAVVSWSEVAELAAASAITVEEPVVIYESAAQPIPPLPPAMITAAAPQDAWTWQTLPEGLMWHSYMAGPHEPRISTVLFSEHDGGAFWDATLGGRVGLLRYGTSDAKHPEGWQWDLEGAVITRLDLYNSEDVESNDFRFGTELTKALGAWSLKFGYFHISSHVGDEYMERNPTFERINYVTESLILGASYQALDSLRLYGETAFAFKMSGGARPWQFQTGFEYVPVPKSLKWGGPFTAMNLDIREAVGYSPSLTAQMGWQIPGSQSGRRLRWGAQYTNGHSTQFEFFQRKEQTIGGGIWFDY; encoded by the coding sequence TTGGCAGTCGTCAGATCCTTCGCATGGATCGTGTTGCTGTTGAACGCCCCGCAGTCCGTCGTCACGGGTGACGATGGGATTGCAGTGGTGTCGTGGAGTGAAGTCGCTGAGCTTGCTGCCGCTTCGGCGATCACCGTCGAGGAGCCGGTTGTCATTTATGAGTCGGCTGCCCAGCCCATTCCGCCGTTGCCGCCGGCGATGATCACTGCTGCGGCGCCTCAAGACGCGTGGACTTGGCAGACGCTGCCCGAGGGTTTGATGTGGCACTCCTATATGGCGGGGCCTCACGAGCCGCGAATCTCCACGGTCCTCTTCAGTGAACACGATGGTGGTGCGTTTTGGGACGCGACGTTAGGTGGCCGCGTCGGCCTGCTGCGTTATGGCACCAGCGACGCGAAGCACCCCGAGGGTTGGCAATGGGATCTGGAAGGTGCGGTGATCACGCGTTTGGATCTGTACAACTCCGAGGACGTTGAGTCGAACGATTTCCGCTTTGGGACCGAGCTGACAAAAGCCTTGGGTGCGTGGTCGCTGAAGTTTGGCTACTTCCACATCAGCTCCCACGTCGGCGACGAATATATGGAGCGGAACCCGACGTTTGAACGGATCAATTATGTTACCGAGTCTCTGATCCTGGGTGCCAGCTACCAGGCTCTCGATTCGCTGCGTCTTTACGGCGAAACCGCATTTGCATTTAAAATGTCCGGCGGAGCGAGGCCGTGGCAGTTTCAAACCGGATTTGAGTATGTGCCGGTTCCCAAGTCGCTGAAGTGGGGCGGACCGTTTACCGCGATGAATCTCGACATCCGCGAAGCGGTTGGATATTCGCCGAGCTTGACCGCACAAATGGGCTGGCAAATTCCCGGCAGCCAATCCGGCCGACGGCTCCGTTGGGGTGCTCAATACACCAACGGCCACAGCACCCAATTCGAATTCTTCCAACGCAAAGAACAGACGATCGGCGGCGGCATCTGGTTCGATTACTGA
- a CDS encoding methyltransferase family protein: MKETAYLLQSALISAWWVGLATNRTFFDAFQFDEIPPTAFWAFFAPDVVIIGALSAIRAYRKLPSLEHIVLGAFGYASLYCANATFLTHSGFLPTGLMLLGLGYNLFLCFNDSLFRNASSSFSLNVAKTIIQIVCIWILALAVIPYIILDAFEVLSMPKLQFRFFLGLLVFTCCSALGLTSSYVMVRDGAGTPLPLDQTNELVVTGPYHYVRNPMAIAGIGQGIAIAIVFQSIPILLYALLGALVWHLVVRPIEEQDMVWRFGDSYLEYRRRVSCWIPTFCRRIT, from the coding sequence ATGAAAGAGACTGCTTACCTGCTTCAATCCGCATTGATCAGCGCTTGGTGGGTTGGACTTGCGACCAATCGAACATTTTTCGATGCCTTCCAGTTTGACGAGATTCCACCAACGGCATTCTGGGCTTTCTTCGCTCCCGATGTTGTCATAATCGGCGCCCTCTCTGCAATCCGCGCGTACCGGAAACTCCCCTCGCTTGAGCACATTGTCCTGGGAGCATTTGGATACGCATCCTTGTATTGTGCGAACGCAACGTTTCTTACACACAGTGGATTCTTGCCCACCGGACTGATGTTGTTGGGACTTGGATACAACCTTTTCCTTTGTTTCAACGATTCTCTGTTTCGCAATGCCTCATCGAGCTTCTCTCTGAATGTCGCCAAGACTATAATTCAAATCGTTTGCATATGGATTTTGGCGTTGGCTGTCATCCCGTACATTATTTTGGATGCCTTCGAAGTTCTCTCGATGCCAAAACTTCAATTCCGCTTCTTTCTCGGTTTGCTTGTATTCACTTGTTGCAGCGCACTTGGATTGACGAGTTCCTACGTCATGGTTCGCGACGGTGCTGGAACTCCGCTTCCGCTCGATCAAACCAACGAACTGGTCGTGACGGGACCTTATCACTATGTACGTAATCCGATGGCGATCGCTGGAATTGGTCAGGGGATCGCAATTGCAATAGTTTTTCAATCCATACCCATCTTGCTGTACGCATTGCTCGGCGCGCTCGTGTGGCACCTTGTTGTTCGCCCAATCGAGGAACAGGACATGGTTTGGCGATTTGGTGACTCGTACTTGGAGTATCGGCGACGGGTTTCATGCTGGATACCGACATTCTGCCGACGCATCACCTAG
- a CDS encoding M16 family metallopeptidase, which produces MPYETTLHHTFDNGLVLLGDKMPWLRSAAFAFMLPAGCRFESPDRLGLAGFVNEMIQRGAGNHSSRDLVAIQDNLGLDRSSSISTAHGSFGGSMPAESLPDALTLYADMVMRPHLPGDQIEDARLMCLQELQAAEDDLPQTMMNRLKQMHYGDVLGRNSLGDEAGLMAIDAADIRSFYQRRYQPCGAMLSVAGNFDWDVVRSHVETLFADWKPGDPISEEPVVGTAGYEHIEHPSQQTHLGIAFPAVRYGDPDYYPMRAAIGVLSDGMSSRLFTRVREERGLCYTISAGCHSMREGGGVFCYAGTTAERAQETLDVTLQELQGIADGIEESELERLKVRIQSSLIMEQESSASRASAIVSDWYLLGRVQSRDELQKKIDALTTADLVDYWKRNPPKDLRIVTVGPEPLKVP; this is translated from the coding sequence GTGCCTTACGAAACAACGCTCCATCACACCTTCGACAATGGCCTTGTCTTGCTAGGCGATAAAATGCCCTGGCTGCGCTCGGCGGCCTTCGCATTTATGTTGCCCGCCGGCTGCCGTTTCGAATCTCCCGACCGACTCGGCTTGGCAGGCTTTGTCAACGAGATGATCCAACGCGGAGCGGGCAATCACAGCAGCCGCGATCTGGTAGCAATCCAAGACAATTTGGGCTTGGATCGATCCAGCAGCATCTCCACGGCCCACGGCAGCTTTGGCGGATCGATGCCGGCCGAATCGCTCCCCGATGCGCTGACACTGTACGCCGATATGGTGATGCGGCCGCATCTGCCCGGCGACCAGATCGAAGACGCCCGCCTGATGTGTCTGCAAGAATTGCAAGCCGCCGAAGACGACCTGCCGCAAACGATGATGAACCGTTTGAAACAGATGCATTATGGCGACGTGCTGGGACGGAATTCTCTGGGGGACGAAGCGGGCTTGATGGCGATCGATGCCGCTGACATCCGATCGTTCTATCAACGTCGCTACCAACCCTGCGGCGCGATGCTGTCGGTCGCTGGCAACTTCGATTGGGACGTCGTTCGGTCGCATGTCGAAACGTTGTTCGCCGACTGGAAGCCCGGCGATCCGATTAGCGAAGAGCCGGTCGTTGGGACCGCCGGTTACGAACATATCGAACATCCATCCCAACAGACGCATCTGGGAATCGCCTTTCCCGCGGTTCGTTATGGCGATCCGGATTATTACCCGATGCGAGCCGCCATCGGCGTGTTGAGCGACGGGATGAGCAGCCGGTTGTTCACGCGGGTCCGTGAAGAGCGTGGGCTGTGCTACACGATCTCCGCCGGTTGCCATTCGATGCGCGAGGGCGGAGGTGTCTTCTGTTATGCAGGGACCACCGCCGAACGGGCGCAGGAGACGCTCGACGTCACGCTGCAGGAACTGCAAGGGATCGCCGATGGAATCGAAGAGAGCGAACTGGAACGGCTGAAGGTGCGGATTCAAAGCAGCCTGATCATGGAACAGGAATCGAGCGCGTCGCGGGCCTCGGCGATCGTTTCGGATTGGTACCTGTTGGGCCGCGTGCAATCGCGCGACGAATTGCAAAAGAAGATCGACGCGCTGACCACCGCCGACCTCGTCGACTACTGGAAACGCAATCCACCGAAAGACTTGCGGATCGTCACCGTTGGCCCCGAACCGCTGAAGGTTCCTTAA
- a CDS encoding PH domain-containing protein, with the protein MTAPVARSSPWIYRGVWKILVDCFRVPDHPPTLPVADGDFYRSFQPSRAFLSYLKFNFWVVAVVIDLLIAVALGVVAIEADKLALVLTGIAIPLLLVGHLVAYIALHLRYDTMWYVITDRSLRARRGIWVIYEHTITFENVQNVYLRRGPLQHLFGISEIVVETAGSSQGEAESPFASGNKLLVQGIEDAAELREQIMSRVSQSRSAGLGDDRPASPTSGFSPRHLAMLCEIRDEIKCL; encoded by the coding sequence ATGACAGCTCCCGTTGCTCGATCCTCGCCGTGGATCTATCGCGGCGTTTGGAAAATTCTCGTCGATTGCTTTCGCGTTCCCGATCATCCGCCGACGCTGCCCGTTGCCGACGGCGATTTCTATCGCAGCTTCCAACCCTCGCGGGCGTTCTTGAGCTATCTGAAGTTCAATTTTTGGGTCGTCGCCGTCGTCATCGACCTCTTGATCGCTGTCGCGTTGGGCGTGGTGGCGATCGAAGCTGACAAGCTCGCGCTGGTGCTGACAGGAATCGCGATTCCGCTGTTGCTTGTCGGGCATCTGGTCGCTTACATCGCGCTCCATCTTCGCTATGACACGATGTGGTACGTGATCACCGACCGCAGCCTGCGAGCCCGGCGTGGGATCTGGGTGATCTATGAGCATACGATCACGTTTGAAAATGTGCAGAACGTCTATCTGCGACGCGGTCCGCTGCAGCATCTGTTTGGGATCTCGGAGATCGTCGTCGAAACCGCGGGTTCGTCGCAGGGGGAGGCCGAGAGTCCATTCGCCAGCGGCAACAAGCTGCTGGTTCAAGGGATCGAAGACGCAGCCGAGCTACGCGAACAGATCATGTCGCGCGTCAGTCAGTCACGCTCGGCAGGATTGGGAGACGACCGCCCCGCGTCGCCGACAAGCGGATTTTCGCCAAGGCACCTGGCGATGTTGTGCGAGATCCGCGACGAGATCAAATGTCTTTGA
- a CDS encoding SGNH/GDSL hydrolase family protein: MLRSLTLVFFFSLTFASQALAQPASPPAAPPKLGPYLYETKPDDPAFASFNPRRAPQPGELLLRKGDRLAICGDSITEQKMYSRLIETYLTVCVPELQITARQYGWSGEKTDGFLRRMEKDCLTFSPTIATLAYGMNDSRYRPFDVTNGQWYEDHYTAIVRKFKANDVRVVVGSPGCAGKIATWVKSRSGTLEQHNLNLCALRDIAIGVAQAEQVRFADIFWPMLQAQVFAPAQHDATEEKPYRVAGSDGIHPGWAGQVIMAWTMLRSLGLDGDLGTIEIDTDKNTATANGGHSIDSYADGVATVTSTRYPFCARGTLHSENSIRSGMTLVPFNEDLNRFLLKVNAATGTKWEITWGNQTQTYTAEELAQGIHLAWEFPENPFSESFDRVDAAVAKKQAYETLQVKKNFHGPEGRKDFDAAVKETEAVRKPLADAIADAMQPVTHQIAIRQVAGE, encoded by the coding sequence ATGCTTCGTTCGCTTACGCTTGTTTTCTTCTTCAGTCTGACATTCGCAAGCCAAGCGTTGGCTCAGCCCGCCAGTCCCCCCGCCGCGCCGCCGAAACTCGGCCCGTACCTGTACGAGACGAAGCCGGACGATCCGGCGTTTGCAAGCTTCAATCCTCGTCGGGCGCCACAGCCGGGTGAGCTTCTGTTGCGGAAAGGGGATCGTTTGGCGATCTGCGGCGATTCGATCACCGAACAAAAGATGTACTCGCGGCTGATCGAGACCTATCTGACGGTCTGCGTTCCCGAACTGCAGATCACCGCGCGGCAGTACGGTTGGAGCGGCGAGAAGACCGACGGTTTTCTGCGGCGGATGGAGAAGGATTGCCTGACCTTCTCTCCGACGATCGCCACGTTGGCTTACGGCATGAACGATTCGCGCTACCGACCGTTCGACGTCACCAACGGGCAATGGTACGAAGATCATTACACGGCGATCGTGCGGAAATTTAAAGCGAACGACGTTCGCGTCGTCGTCGGTTCGCCTGGCTGTGCCGGCAAGATCGCGACTTGGGTCAAGAGCCGATCGGGAACGTTGGAACAACACAACTTGAACCTGTGCGCTTTGCGAGACATCGCGATCGGCGTGGCTCAGGCTGAACAAGTCCGCTTTGCCGACATCTTCTGGCCAATGCTGCAGGCTCAAGTCTTCGCACCCGCTCAACATGACGCCACCGAAGAGAAGCCCTATCGCGTCGCCGGCAGCGATGGGATCCATCCCGGTTGGGCCGGGCAAGTGATCATGGCCTGGACGATGTTGCGATCGCTGGGGCTGGACGGCGACCTAGGAACAATCGAGATCGATACCGACAAAAACACGGCGACCGCCAACGGCGGACACTCGATCGATTCGTATGCCGACGGCGTCGCAACGGTCACCAGCACGCGTTATCCCTTCTGTGCGCGGGGAACGCTGCACAGTGAAAATTCGATCCGATCGGGGATGACGCTTGTTCCCTTCAACGAAGACCTCAACCGCTTCCTTTTGAAGGTCAACGCGGCGACTGGCACCAAGTGGGAGATCACCTGGGGCAACCAGACGCAAACCTACACCGCAGAAGAACTCGCCCAAGGGATCCACTTGGCGTGGGAGTTTCCCGAGAATCCGTTCAGCGAATCGTTCGACCGCGTCGATGCGGCGGTCGCCAAAAAGCAAGCGTATGAGACGCTGCAGGTGAAGAAGAACTTCCACGGTCCAGAAGGGCGAAAGGACTTCGACGCCGCCGTCAAGGAAACCGAAGCGGTCCGAAAACCGCTAGCCGATGCGATCGCCGATGCCATGCAACCAGTGACGCATCAGATCGCGATCCGCCAAGTCGCAGGCGAATGA